One genomic window of Streptomyces sp. NBC_01276 includes the following:
- the fxsB gene encoding radical SAM/SPASM protein FxsB, inactivated metallohydrolase extension form encodes MTGLIAFREIVLKVHSRCDLACDHCYVYEHADQSWRARPKVISPGVVSQTASRLAEHARDHELPSVTVILHGGEPLLAGPGRLRLVCEEFTRALAGTAALDLRIHTNGLQLSPRYLDLFAEYGVRVGISLDGDRAANDRHRRFADGRTSHPLVLAAVDLLRSAPYRHLYQGILCTVDVANDPGAVLDALVELEPPRIDFLLPHATWQTPPVRPDGAPDAYARWLLRVFDRWDRLDRPVPVRLFESLLSTLRGGPSLTESLGLAPTDLVVVETDGSLEQVDSLKTAFEGAAATGFNVFDHPFDLVAAHPGVRARQLGLAGVSGTCRRCPVVRSCGGGLYTHRYAEPGGFDNPSVYCSDLRELVDGVEGRTAARETAPELADAGALARSQEELTRVLLARLHADLAPDPDRARAWELLAAVEAAGRPGADALDAVLDHPFTRTWVLEALEALREGRADGPGAARRLAALAAAAVLRGGLELPAEVTYRDGEVYLPTLGLLRLGEPGTDGRASLHHTGEGYAVRDGRTEHRFGPEAGDARWLPVRTWSPGPGADPVALEDLDPYRNCFARPPRLRLGAGEAREWGGRLDAAWALLHRTVPVFARAAAVGLSTLTPLAGGPRAGGWGEAGRHGPGALGVPYGAGVRETAMALLTGRRRARLRALTEVADLYALDGAWQHPSPWRTRPVPVSRLLADVHERVAVEAYRRATTTHEPDGADRIHRALDRLSGAAELTVTGKRLVEELRWELKAVDA; translated from the coding sequence ATGACCGGCCTGATCGCATTCCGCGAGATCGTCCTGAAGGTTCACAGCAGATGCGATCTCGCTTGTGATCATTGCTATGTCTACGAACACGCAGATCAGAGCTGGCGAGCCCGGCCGAAAGTGATCTCCCCCGGGGTCGTTTCCCAGACCGCGTCGCGGCTCGCCGAACATGCCCGTGACCATGAACTCCCCTCCGTCACGGTGATCCTCCACGGAGGGGAACCCCTGTTGGCGGGTCCCGGCCGACTACGGCTCGTGTGCGAGGAGTTCACCCGTGCGCTCGCCGGTACGGCCGCCCTCGATCTGCGGATCCACACCAACGGCCTCCAGCTGAGCCCCCGGTACCTGGACCTCTTCGCCGAGTACGGCGTCCGGGTGGGCATCTCCCTCGACGGGGACCGCGCGGCCAACGACCGCCACCGCCGCTTCGCGGACGGCCGTACGAGCCACCCCCTGGTGCTGGCCGCGGTCGACCTGCTCCGCTCCGCGCCCTACCGCCACCTCTACCAGGGCATCCTGTGCACGGTGGACGTGGCCAACGACCCCGGCGCCGTCCTGGACGCCCTGGTCGAACTGGAGCCGCCCCGGATCGACTTCCTGCTCCCGCACGCCACCTGGCAGACCCCGCCGGTCCGGCCCGACGGCGCGCCCGACGCGTACGCGCGCTGGCTGCTGCGGGTCTTCGACCGCTGGGACCGGCTGGACCGGCCGGTGCCCGTACGGCTCTTCGAGTCCCTGCTGTCCACCCTGCGCGGCGGTCCCAGCCTGACGGAGTCCCTGGGGCTGGCCCCGACCGACCTCGTGGTCGTCGAGACCGACGGGTCCCTGGAGCAGGTCGACTCCCTCAAGACCGCCTTCGAGGGAGCCGCCGCCACCGGCTTCAACGTCTTCGACCACCCCTTCGACCTGGTCGCGGCCCATCCCGGGGTACGGGCCCGGCAACTGGGCCTGGCGGGCGTCAGCGGTACGTGCCGGCGCTGCCCCGTCGTACGTTCGTGCGGCGGCGGGCTCTACACCCACCGCTACGCGGAGCCGGGCGGCTTCGACAACCCCTCCGTGTACTGCTCCGACCTGCGCGAGCTGGTGGACGGCGTGGAGGGCCGCACCGCCGCCCGGGAGACGGCCCCGGAGCTGGCCGACGCGGGCGCGCTCGCCCGGTCGCAGGAGGAGCTGACCCGGGTCCTGCTGGCCCGGCTGCACGCCGACCTCGCGCCGGACCCCGACCGGGCGCGGGCCTGGGAGCTGCTGGCCGCGGTGGAGGCGGCCGGGCGGCCGGGCGCGGACGCGCTGGACGCCGTACTGGACCACCCGTTCACCCGGACCTGGGTGCTGGAGGCCCTGGAGGCCCTCCGGGAGGGGCGGGCGGACGGGCCCGGCGCGGCCCGCCGGCTGGCCGCGCTGGCCGCCGCGGCGGTGCTGCGGGGCGGGCTGGAGCTGCCGGCGGAGGTGACCTACCGGGACGGCGAGGTGTACCTGCCGACGCTGGGCCTGCTGCGGCTCGGGGAGCCCGGCACGGACGGGCGGGCCTCACTGCACCACACCGGCGAGGGGTACGCCGTACGGGACGGGCGCACCGAGCACCGCTTCGGCCCGGAGGCGGGGGACGCGCGCTGGCTGCCCGTACGGACCTGGTCGCCGGGGCCCGGGGCCGACCCGGTGGCCCTGGAGGACCTGGACCCGTACCGCAACTGCTTCGCCCGGCCGCCGCGGCTGCGGCTCGGCGCCGGCGAGGCGCGGGAGTGGGGCGGCCGGCTCGACGCGGCCTGGGCGCTCCTGCACCGCACCGTCCCCGTGTTCGCCCGCGCGGCGGCGGTGGGGCTGAGCACCCTGACCCCGCTGGCGGGCGGCCCGCGGGCCGGTGGCTGGGGCGAGGCCGGTCGGCACGGGCCGGGCGCGCTCGGGGTGCCGTACGGCGCCGGGGTGCGGGAGACCGCGATGGCCCTGCTGACCGGGCGGCGACGGGCCCGGTTGCGGGCGCTGACGGAGGTGGCCGACCTGTACGCGCTGGACGGGGCCTGGCAGCACCCGTCGCCGTGGCGGACCCGCCCGGTCCCCGTGTCGCGGCTGCTGGCCGACGTGCACGAGCGGGTCGCGGTGGAGGCGTACCGGCGGGCCACCACCACGCACGAGCCCGACGGGGCGGACCGCATCCACCGGGCCCTCGACCGGCTGTCGGGGGCGGCCGAGCTGACGGTGACCGGCAAGCGGCTCGTGGAGGAGCTGCGCTGGGAGCTGAAG
- the fxsA gene encoding FxSxx-COOH cyclophane-containing RiPP peptide has translation MNTSATPPTSTDKDRRVPLTRIDARSASAAAAVGRVLPSESGRHVQTPIFNSAL, from the coding sequence GTGAACACTTCCGCAACCCCCCCGACCAGCACGGACAAGGACCGCCGGGTCCCGCTCACGCGGATCGACGCGCGCAGCGCTTCCGCCGCCGCGGCGGTCGGCCGGGTCCTCCCCTCGGAATCCGGCCGTCACGTTCAGACACCGATCTTCAACTCTGCGCTCTGA
- a CDS encoding NADPH-dependent FMN reductase has protein sequence MPTPPVILLLSGSLRAGSSNDRVLRTAREVAALAPEPMEAVLYEGLGGLPHFNPDDDHDPLPAPVAALRAAIAGAAALLICAPEYAGTLPGSFKNLLDWTVGGTEICDKPVAWVNAAAPGRGEGAAATLRTVLGYTGAAVVDEACVRVPVGGGEPAADGLLTDPAARERLAGVLALLAAAAREAGDA, from the coding sequence ATGCCCACACCCCCCGTGATCCTGCTGCTGTCCGGAAGTCTGCGCGCCGGGTCCTCCAACGACCGTGTGCTGCGCACCGCCCGCGAGGTGGCCGCGCTGGCCCCGGAGCCGATGGAGGCGGTCCTCTACGAAGGCCTCGGCGGGCTCCCGCACTTCAACCCCGACGACGACCACGACCCGCTGCCCGCCCCGGTGGCCGCACTGCGCGCCGCGATCGCCGGGGCGGCGGCGCTGCTGATCTGCGCCCCGGAGTACGCGGGCACCCTGCCCGGCTCCTTCAAGAACCTGCTGGACTGGACGGTCGGCGGCACCGAGATCTGCGACAAGCCCGTCGCCTGGGTGAACGCGGCGGCGCCCGGCCGGGGCGAGGGAGCGGCGGCCACCCTCCGGACGGTGCTCGGCTACACCGGCGCCGCCGTCGTGGACGAGGCCTGCGTCCGCGTCCCCGTCGGCGGTGGGGAGCCCGCCGCCGACGGCCTCCTGACGGACCCGGCGGCCCGGGAACGCCTCGCCGGGGTCCTCGCCCTGCTGGCCGCGGCCGCACGGGAGGCGGGCGACGCCTGA
- a CDS encoding NACHT domain-containing protein: MRRVHDELYEGLDPAERPTVTALAEAAHCSRSYVSESFSGKRPPSLSLFLSMVTALSGDPAEWEPRWHRAVAERESAVEAGAGSAVEEDEPLPPLPGVGDADADGTAGPAEAAPPSAPGPAPDVRRYPVRRLLRNAVAWVVMAFTWPARTRRDRQAGRLRRKLVKQVRDRTADELARAEAHHYLQPRFAVLTARREEYAGRGRRDRRARRSEPVPVPTRVTSIRALYEETDDLVVLGKPGMGKTTQLARLAHRLAVEELEGGADGEPLRVPVYLRLDTYRGEPLEEWLAEAIVRQYGDVSRLLVRTWLSEHRLLPVLDGLDEVPEGDRSKCVAELRRLRRVCPGMAVGCRTDEADLRRLAFALRSRHYVEIQPPGRQDVQDFLAADREALADVHAALEEDADLWPLLQSPMMLGFIRVTYRNRPATDLRRPGSLAERRGRIFDAYVGECLRRERPRPDGAPERTLTWLTWLARTLTERGEHVLYLDRLDLGWLSRTEQMLPRIVPNLVMSVCALGLPVLWVAAAVRAGVVHTSVSGAAALAATMAVTCAVTAYKSEKRFAEAGEDGGDRKRGAIAGPVAATGPLMVVMVYWLVYVAHVDLMAPGAVVVALAYMWVAATQMEASFTDVFDPVEQMRWTWRRGDRMIYSKTKFHIVRGALSLFMWLAIEFLLGYVVHLLCPEPSWIGPAAAALLGLVYIVGNQFEPSLQDRRPRPNEGVRRTVRFSLVHGFAGLAVGALGLIALIGLAVPGHDLRRAGFVAALLGLLFAVVRGFRFGGLAVLRHWTIRAVLAYRGHTPYRYRRFLHTAEERVLLFRTDSGFFFPHRLLQLHLDTPVERLLPRVTPGPAVPAARSRT, from the coding sequence ATGCGCCGGGTCCACGACGAGCTCTACGAAGGGCTGGACCCGGCCGAACGCCCCACCGTCACCGCACTGGCCGAGGCCGCCCACTGCAGCCGGTCCTACGTCTCGGAGTCCTTCTCGGGCAAGAGACCCCCCTCGCTGTCCCTGTTCCTGTCCATGGTGACGGCGCTGAGCGGGGACCCCGCCGAGTGGGAGCCGCGGTGGCACCGGGCCGTCGCCGAGCGGGAGTCGGCCGTGGAGGCGGGCGCCGGATCGGCCGTCGAGGAGGACGAGCCCCTTCCGCCGCTGCCCGGGGTCGGGGACGCCGACGCGGACGGGACCGCGGGGCCCGCCGAGGCCGCCCCGCCGTCCGCTCCCGGTCCCGCCCCGGACGTCCGCCGCTACCCCGTCCGCAGGCTGCTGCGGAACGCCGTCGCCTGGGTGGTCATGGCGTTCACCTGGCCGGCGCGGACCCGCCGGGACAGACAGGCGGGACGCCTGCGCCGCAAGCTGGTCAAGCAGGTCAGGGACAGGACCGCCGACGAACTCGCGCGGGCCGAGGCCCACCACTACCTCCAGCCGCGGTTCGCGGTCCTGACCGCGCGCCGGGAGGAGTACGCCGGGCGCGGCCGCCGCGACAGGAGGGCCCGCAGGAGCGAACCCGTACCGGTGCCGACCCGCGTGACGAGCATCCGCGCGCTCTACGAGGAAACCGACGACCTGGTCGTGCTGGGCAAGCCGGGCATGGGCAAGACCACCCAACTCGCCCGGCTCGCACACCGCCTGGCCGTCGAGGAGCTGGAGGGCGGCGCGGACGGAGAGCCCCTGCGGGTCCCGGTCTACCTGCGCCTGGACACCTACCGGGGCGAACCCCTGGAGGAGTGGCTGGCCGAGGCGATCGTCCGTCAGTACGGCGACGTGTCCCGCCTGCTGGTGCGGACCTGGCTGAGCGAACACCGGCTGCTCCCGGTGCTGGACGGCCTGGACGAGGTGCCGGAGGGGGACCGGTCCAAGTGCGTCGCGGAACTGCGGCGCCTGCGCCGCGTCTGCCCGGGGATGGCCGTCGGCTGCCGGACGGACGAGGCCGACCTGCGCCGTCTCGCCTTCGCCCTCCGCTCCCGGCACTACGTCGAGATCCAGCCCCCGGGCCGGCAGGACGTCCAGGACTTCCTCGCCGCCGACCGGGAGGCCCTCGCGGACGTGCACGCCGCGCTGGAGGAGGACGCGGACCTCTGGCCGCTGCTCCAGTCGCCGATGATGCTCGGCTTCATCCGCGTCACGTACCGCAACAGGCCCGCCACCGACCTGCGCCGGCCCGGCAGCCTCGCCGAACGGCGCGGCCGGATCTTCGACGCCTACGTGGGGGAGTGCCTGCGGCGCGAGCGCCCGCGGCCGGACGGGGCCCCCGAGCGGACCCTGACCTGGCTGACCTGGCTGGCCCGGACCCTGACCGAGCGCGGTGAGCACGTGCTCTACCTGGACCGCCTCGACCTCGGCTGGCTGTCGCGCACGGAGCAGATGCTCCCGCGGATCGTCCCGAACCTGGTCATGTCGGTCTGCGCGCTCGGGCTGCCCGTCCTGTGGGTGGCGGCGGCGGTGCGCGCCGGGGTGGTGCACACCAGTGTCTCCGGCGCGGCGGCCCTCGCCGCCACCATGGCGGTCACCTGCGCCGTGACGGCGTACAAGTCGGAGAAGCGGTTCGCGGAGGCCGGCGAGGACGGCGGCGACCGGAAGCGGGGGGCCATCGCGGGCCCCGTCGCGGCCACCGGGCCCCTGATGGTCGTCATGGTGTACTGGCTGGTCTACGTGGCGCACGTCGACCTGATGGCACCGGGAGCCGTGGTGGTGGCCCTCGCCTACATGTGGGTCGCCGCGACCCAGATGGAGGCCTCCTTCACCGATGTCTTCGATCCGGTGGAGCAGATGCGGTGGACCTGGCGGCGGGGTGATCGGATGATCTATTCGAAGACCAAGTTCCACATCGTGCGCGGTGCGTTGTCGCTGTTCATGTGGCTCGCCATCGAGTTCCTCCTCGGTTACGTCGTCCACCTGCTCTGCCCGGAGCCCTCGTGGATCGGCCCGGCCGCGGCCGCGCTGCTGGGCCTCGTCTACATCGTCGGCAACCAGTTCGAGCCCTCGCTCCAGGACCGCCGGCCGCGCCCCAACGAGGGGGTGCGCCGCACGGTGCGCTTCTCCCTGGTCCACGGGTTCGCCGGGCTGGCCGTGGGGGCACTCGGCCTGATCGCGCTGATCGGCCTGGCGGTGCCCGGTCACGACCTGCGGCGGGCCGGCTTCGTGGCCGCCCTGCTGGGTCTCCTGTTCGCCGTGGTGCGGGGCTTCCGGTTCGGGGGCCTGGCGGTCCTGCGGCACTGGACGATCCGGGCGGTCCTGGCGTACCGGGGGCACACCCCTTACCGGTACCGGCGGTTCCTGCACACCGCGGAGGAGCGGGTGCTGCTCTTCCGTACGGACAGCGGGTTCTTCTTCCCGCACCGCCTGCTGCAACTGCACCTGGACACGCCGGTGGAGCGGCTGCTGCCCCGCGTCACGCCCGGCCCGGCGGTTCCCGCCGCACGGAGCCGGACGTAA
- a CDS encoding GNAT family N-acetyltransferase — protein MTRMSITNTPETAAIEDAPLVSRILTRAFDDDPMMRWFFPDDASREESLGRYFTTLFTRQYVHHGVCERTGSAASFWVAPEAGDKAVPDAGTIDELRTILGDRAGLFGEAVGAASAHTPREPHWYLALIGADPAAQGQGHGAALLRSGLAKADAAGLPAYLESSKPSNLPLYEHFGFRVRAEVPLPGGGPVLWGMWREPRRPADA, from the coding sequence ATGACCCGTATGTCGATAACGAACACGCCCGAAACGGCAGCGATCGAAGACGCCCCCCTCGTCAGCCGCATCCTGACCCGCGCCTTCGACGACGACCCGATGATGCGCTGGTTCTTCCCCGACGACGCCTCCCGCGAGGAGTCGCTGGGCCGTTACTTCACCACGCTCTTCACCCGGCAGTACGTCCACCACGGCGTGTGCGAGCGCACCGGGTCGGCCGCCTCCTTCTGGGTGGCCCCGGAGGCGGGGGACAAGGCCGTCCCCGACGCCGGGACCATCGACGAGCTGCGCACCATCCTCGGCGACCGGGCCGGCCTGTTCGGGGAAGCCGTCGGAGCGGCCTCCGCGCACACCCCGCGGGAACCGCACTGGTACCTCGCGCTCATCGGCGCCGACCCGGCCGCCCAGGGCCAGGGCCACGGCGCGGCCCTGCTGCGCTCGGGGCTGGCCAAGGCCGACGCGGCGGGCCTGCCCGCCTACCTGGAGTCCTCCAAGCCGTCCAACCTCCCCCTCTACGAGCACTTCGGCTTCCGGGTGCGCGCGGAGGTGCCGCTGCCGGGCGGCGGGCCCGTGCTGTGGGGAATGTGGCGCGAGCCGCGCCGGCCGGCCGACGCCTAG
- a CDS encoding alpha/beta fold hydrolase — MRKEVRTADGRTLVAERWGDPDGKPVLLLHGMPGSRLGPAPRGMVLYQRRVQLIAYDRPGYGASDRHPGRTVADVAHDVAAVADSFGLDAFAVAGRSGGGPGALACAALLPDRVTRTAALVPLAPRDAEDLDWFAGMAASNVREYTTATDDPEELAARLIPRAAGIRRDPGRLLEELRRELTLNDRMIVSDAGLRSMLLRNYREGVRTSAWGWIDDILAFSRPWGFDPADIRSPVLIWHGELDVFSPVGHSRWLGRRIPGATTTIDPDAAHFAAFRALPDVLNWLLRELPAPALGEEQPA; from the coding sequence GTGCGCAAAGAAGTGCGCACCGCGGACGGACGCACTCTGGTGGCCGAACGCTGGGGCGATCCGGACGGCAAGCCCGTCCTCCTGCTGCACGGCATGCCCGGCAGCCGCCTGGGCCCGGCGCCCCGGGGCATGGTGCTCTACCAGCGGCGGGTGCAGCTCATCGCGTACGACCGGCCCGGCTACGGAGCCTCCGACCGCCACCCCGGCCGCACCGTCGCCGACGTGGCCCACGACGTGGCCGCCGTCGCCGACTCCTTCGGCCTGGACGCCTTCGCCGTGGCCGGCCGGTCCGGCGGCGGCCCCGGCGCCCTGGCCTGCGCCGCCCTGCTGCCCGACCGGGTGACCCGGACCGCCGCCCTGGTCCCCCTCGCCCCCCGGGACGCCGAGGACCTGGACTGGTTCGCCGGGATGGCCGCCTCGAACGTGCGGGAGTACACCACCGCCACCGACGACCCCGAGGAGCTCGCCGCCCGGCTGATCCCCCGCGCCGCCGGGATCCGCCGGGACCCGGGGCGGCTCCTGGAGGAGCTGCGCCGGGAGCTGACCCTCAACGACCGCATGATCGTCTCCGATGCGGGCCTGCGGTCGATGCTGCTGCGCAACTACCGCGAGGGGGTCCGGACTTCGGCCTGGGGCTGGATCGACGACATCCTGGCCTTCAGCCGCCCCTGGGGTTTCGACCCCGCCGACATCCGCTCCCCGGTCCTGATCTGGCACGGGGAGCTGGACGTGTTCTCCCCGGTCGGCCACTCCCGCTGGCTGGGCCGCCGCATCCCCGGCGCCACCACCACCATCGACCCGGACGCCGCCCACTTCGCGGCCTTCCGCGCCCTGCCCGACGTCCTCAACTGGCTGCTGCGCGAACTCCCGGCCCCGGCCCTGGGCGAGGAACAGCCCGCCTAG
- a CDS encoding TetR/AcrR family transcriptional regulator: MAGAARRRDGRIAQERMLEEAMAAIAEDGLATLTMSALAERLGTSGGHILYYFGSKDRLLLEALRWSEEQLAGERRALLGRRVTASRKLDLFLELYLPEGPRDPRWTLWIELWARTASNEPLKAAQEEIDEGWQRDLEALLAKGVDQGRFAPLDVPARASELLALLDGLSTRVVLGQRGADRARALERARSAASLLVPALPRVPEA; encoded by the coding sequence GTGGCGGGAGCGGCGCGGCGGCGCGACGGGCGGATCGCCCAGGAGCGGATGCTGGAAGAAGCCATGGCCGCGATCGCCGAGGACGGCCTCGCGACGCTCACGATGTCCGCGCTGGCGGAGCGGCTCGGCACCAGCGGCGGCCACATCCTGTACTACTTCGGCAGCAAGGACCGGCTCCTGCTGGAGGCCCTGCGCTGGAGCGAGGAGCAGCTCGCCGGGGAGCGCCGGGCACTGCTGGGCCGGCGGGTGACAGCCTCCCGCAAGCTGGACCTCTTCCTGGAGCTCTACCTCCCCGAGGGGCCGCGCGACCCGCGCTGGACGCTCTGGATCGAGCTGTGGGCCCGTACCGCCTCCAACGAACCACTGAAGGCCGCCCAGGAGGAGATCGACGAGGGCTGGCAGCGGGACCTGGAGGCGCTCCTCGCCAAGGGGGTGGACCAGGGCCGGTTCGCGCCCCTGGACGTGCCCGCCCGCGCCTCGGAGCTGCTGGCCCTGCTGGACGGGCTGAGCACCCGGGTCGTCCTCGGCCAGCGCGGCGCGGACCGCGCCCGGGCCCTGGAGCGGGCCCGCTCGGCGGCGTCCCTGCTGGTCCCGGCCCTTCCGCGGGTCCCGGAGGCGTAG
- a CDS encoding cytosine permease — MAQQETQGRADVDEVFRVETHGIDPIPDAERHGGAKDLFWLWFGSNLTFTYVINGALAVAFGLSFWQATAVVVLSALSFFAISAAGLSGIRTGTATLVISRAAFGTRGNFPAGVLNWVVSIGYTIVNTVVGTLALELLLAQTGLADGKTARALALAVTLVLTFAVTLWGHATVQFAERWAAYVLAAGFGALLVFVLPGADTSAAPAAAPGLSGWSLAFVVMLAGPFSYLPMPADYTRYLPRTTSLKSITWTGALGGIVSSVALGVAGVAAATQTDMTDAVAGAEGLLPGWFRPLFLFLVLGGSVTNSIITLYSSGLNLQVLGIPWSRARALGISGAVTAAGSLAALFLADFTTSLLSFLSLLIIVFAPWGGVFLADMLMRRCHYDAEALHAGRRGAYWYRSGYHPAGMTALLAGLVFAALTCDSELWTGPLVAPLGGADLTLFGSVVSGLVYWALARRRLPAYASAA; from the coding sequence ATGGCACAGCAGGAGACACAGGGGAGAGCCGACGTCGACGAGGTGTTCCGCGTCGAGACGCACGGCATCGACCCCATTCCCGACGCCGAACGCCACGGCGGCGCCAAGGACCTCTTCTGGCTCTGGTTCGGCTCCAACCTCACCTTCACCTACGTGATCAACGGCGCCCTCGCCGTCGCCTTCGGGCTCTCCTTCTGGCAGGCCACCGCCGTGGTCGTGCTCAGCGCCCTGTCCTTCTTCGCGATCAGCGCCGCCGGACTCAGCGGCATCCGCACCGGCACCGCCACGCTCGTCATCTCCCGCGCCGCCTTCGGGACCCGCGGCAACTTTCCCGCCGGGGTCCTGAACTGGGTGGTGAGCATCGGCTACACCATCGTCAACACCGTCGTCGGCACCCTGGCGCTGGAACTGCTCCTCGCCCAGACCGGCCTCGCCGACGGGAAGACGGCCCGCGCCCTCGCGCTCGCCGTCACCCTCGTACTCACCTTCGCCGTCACCCTGTGGGGCCACGCCACCGTGCAGTTCGCCGAGCGCTGGGCGGCGTACGTGCTGGCCGCCGGCTTCGGCGCGCTGCTCGTCTTCGTCCTGCCCGGCGCCGACACCTCCGCCGCCCCGGCCGCCGCACCCGGACTCTCCGGCTGGAGCCTGGCCTTCGTGGTGATGCTCGCCGGGCCGTTCTCGTACCTGCCGATGCCCGCCGACTACACCCGCTACCTGCCCCGCACCACCTCGCTGAAGTCGATCACCTGGACCGGGGCCCTCGGCGGCATCGTCTCCTCCGTGGCCCTCGGCGTCGCCGGGGTGGCCGCCGCGACCCAGACCGACATGACGGACGCCGTCGCCGGAGCCGAGGGCCTGCTGCCCGGGTGGTTCCGGCCGCTGTTCCTGTTCCTGGTCCTCGGCGGCTCCGTCACCAACTCGATCATCACCCTCTACTCCTCCGGCCTGAACCTCCAGGTCCTCGGCATCCCGTGGAGCCGCGCCCGCGCCCTCGGCATCAGCGGCGCCGTCACCGCCGCCGGCTCGCTCGCCGCGCTCTTCCTCGCCGACTTCACCACCTCGCTGCTCTCCTTCCTCTCCCTGCTGATCATCGTGTTCGCCCCCTGGGGCGGGGTCTTCCTCGCCGACATGCTGATGCGCCGCTGCCACTACGACGCCGAAGCCCTGCACGCCGGGCGCCGGGGCGCCTACTGGTACCGCTCCGGCTACCACCCCGCCGGGATGACCGCCCTCCTCGCCGGTCTGGTCTTCGCCGCCCTGACCTGCGACTCCGAGCTGTGGACGGGACCGCTCGTGGCCCCGCTCGGCGGAGCCGACCTGACCCTGTTCGGCTCGGTGGTCTCCGGGCTCGTCTACTGGGCCCTCGCCCGCCGCCGCCTTCCGGCGTACGCCTCCGCGGCCTGA
- a CDS encoding amidohydrolase, translated as MSRPLPADLLLTGARIHTVDPDLPEAEALAVRDGVIVWVGPDAGADAWAGPDTERIDAGGRLVLPGFVDAHNHVRLGSDADCVQLAGVRTLEGIRERIRAWRAEHPDAEWIEAEAFDYSAIPGGRMPTAADLDPVTGDVPAIVLSYDVHTAWLNTAALHRLGVTRDRTDLAFGTAAVDPVTGEPTGFVKDFAVKGLSRDGHRALRELGVPWASPDRQYGRLARSLDDAIGFGITTVVEPQNSLDDLELYERARAEGRLRSRIVAALFHPRGTGDADLDEFAEAARRFAGDRLRVGPLKLYIDDVVEPRTAALLEPYAGCGHHRGETFYPAEEFAELLAKLDARGFQCFVHATGDRGIRTVLDAVAHARTVNGPRDARHQVVHVECLDPEDVPRFAELGVVACMQPRHCAPEIAGPGQDWAENVGEERWHKAWPMRSLHEAGAVLAFSSDWNVAEMDPMVGIYTAVTRRPLSGGGPAWQPAETVDVETAVYGYTMGSAHANFLEAERGSLTVGKAADFVVLSRDILRVPADRIPGTVAETVVVAGEIVHRAG; from the coding sequence ATGTCCCGTCCCCTCCCCGCCGACCTGCTGCTGACCGGAGCCCGGATCCACACCGTGGACCCGGACCTGCCCGAGGCCGAGGCCCTCGCCGTCCGCGACGGGGTGATCGTCTGGGTCGGCCCCGATGCCGGGGCGGATGCCTGGGCCGGGCCGGACACCGAGCGGATCGACGCGGGCGGCCGGCTGGTCCTGCCCGGGTTCGTCGACGCCCACAACCACGTCCGGCTCGGATCCGACGCGGACTGCGTCCAGCTCGCGGGGGTGCGCACCCTGGAGGGCATCCGGGAGCGGATACGGGCCTGGCGGGCGGAGCACCCCGACGCCGAGTGGATCGAGGCCGAGGCCTTCGACTACTCCGCGATCCCGGGCGGCCGGATGCCCACCGCCGCGGACCTGGACCCGGTCACCGGGGACGTCCCGGCGATCGTGCTCTCGTACGACGTCCACACGGCCTGGCTGAACACCGCCGCCCTGCACCGGCTGGGCGTCACCCGGGACCGTACGGACCTGGCCTTCGGCACGGCCGCCGTGGACCCGGTGACCGGCGAACCCACCGGCTTCGTCAAGGACTTCGCCGTCAAGGGCCTGTCCCGGGACGGTCACCGGGCGCTGCGCGAACTGGGCGTGCCGTGGGCCTCGCCCGACCGGCAGTACGGACGCCTCGCCAGGAGCCTCGACGACGCCATCGGCTTCGGCATCACCACCGTCGTCGAACCGCAGAACTCCCTCGACGACCTCGAACTGTACGAACGGGCCCGCGCCGAGGGCCGGCTGCGCTCGCGGATCGTCGCCGCCCTGTTCCACCCGCGCGGCACCGGCGACGCCGACCTGGACGAGTTCGCCGAAGCCGCCCGGCGGTTCGCCGGGGACCGGCTGCGGGTGGGCCCGCTCAAGCTGTACATCGACGACGTGGTGGAACCCCGTACGGCCGCGCTGCTGGAACCGTACGCGGGCTGCGGCCACCACCGGGGCGAGACCTTCTACCCGGCCGAGGAGTTCGCGGAGCTGCTGGCGAAGCTGGACGCGCGGGGCTTCCAGTGCTTCGTCCACGCCACCGGCGACCGGGGCATCCGCACCGTCCTGGACGCCGTCGCGCACGCCCGCACCGTCAACGGCCCGCGCGACGCCCGCCACCAGGTGGTGCACGTGGAGTGCCTGGACCCCGAGGACGTGCCGCGCTTCGCCGAGCTGGGCGTGGTCGCCTGCATGCAGCCGCGGCACTGCGCGCCCGAGATCGCGGGCCCCGGCCAGGACTGGGCCGAGAACGTGGGGGAGGAGCGCTGGCACAAGGCCTGGCCGATGCGGAGCCTGCACGAGGCCGGGGCGGTGCTCGCCTTCTCCAGCGACTGGAACGTCGCCGAGATGGACCCGATGGTCGGCATCTACACGGCGGTCACCCGCCGCCCGCTGTCCGGCGGGGGCCCCGCGTGGCAGCCGGCGGAGACGGTGGACGTGGAGACGGCGGTGTACGGCTACACGATGGGCTCCGCCCACGCCAACTTCCTGGAGGCGGAACGCGGTTCCCTCACCGTCGGCAAGGCTGCGGACTTCGTGGTGCTGTCCCGCGACATCCTGCGCGTCCCGGCGGACCGGATCCCGGGCACGGTGGCCGAAACGGTGGTGGTCGCGGGCGAAATCGTCCACCGGGCGGGCTGA